In the genome of Streptomyces aquilus, the window GCCCCTCATCCTCACCACCACCCACGCATCGGCCGACGAGGTGTACCTGCTCATCAACCACCGCGGCTTCCTGGAGACCACGGACGACCGGGCCTGGGCGCAACGCATCGCGCAGTGGCGCCGCGGCTGAGGCGCCGGCACCGCCGAGGTGTTCGCAAGCGGTCAGTGGCCTGCGTGCCGCCCCTTGCCCTTTCCTTTGTCGTTCTTGCCCGGGCGCTCGTGGCGCTCTTCGTCATCGCGTTCACGCAACGGCGTCGTCGTGGACGGAGCGGCAGCCGGAGACGTCGACGTCGAGGCTGCGTCGGCCGGGGGTGCTGAAGTGGCGGCCACAGGGGTGGGAGACGGGGACGGGGCTGGGTCGTCGTCGCCTGAATTCAGTGATGCTCCGAGAGCCATGGCCGCGCTGAACACGGCGAGGCCGGTGCCGTAGAAGGCTGCTTTCGAGGCCAGTTTGCGGCCGCGGCGGGGGCGGGAGTGCCTGGTGGTGGTGTGGGCTTCGCGGGTCAACGGCACGGGGGCCGCCGGGGTGGGTGGGACGGACATCAGGGCGGTGCCGTCCGTCACGTGCCTCCGCGGTGTCCGGTCCTGTCCGGCAAGCTGATCGGCTGCCTGCTCGGCGGTGGGCCGGTTGGCCGAATCTTTCGCGAGCAGGTGCAGCACAAGCTCGGAGAGCTGCTGCGGTATCTCGGGGCGCAGTCGGCTGGGCGGCGGCGGGGTGGCACTGACGTGCTGCTGCACCACGGACAGCGAGGTCCCGCCACTGAACGGAGGGCGTCCGGTGAGGAGTTCGTACAGCACGCAGCCGAGGGAGTAGACGTCGGAGGCGGGCTGGGCGGAGCGGCCCAGGGCCCGTTCGGGCGCCAGGTAGTCGGCGGTGCCCAGGATCTTGCCCGTGGCGGTCAGCGTGCTGTCGGCGGTGGCGAAGCGCGCAATCCCGAAGTCGGCGACCTTCACGGTGCGGTCGGTGGCGAGCATCAGGTTCGCGGGTTTGATGTCCCGGTGGATCACACCCTGCTGGTGTGCCGCTGAGAGTCCGGCGGCTGCCTGGGCGGCGACGGCCGCGGCTTCCGCCGGGGGG includes:
- a CDS encoding protein kinase domain-containing protein → MAIGVGVQELLAGRYQLRELLGRGAMGEVWRASDQVLGRLVAVKLLRAEEAADAERFRLEAQTAARLNHPNVVGMYDFGSHHDQLYLVMELVDGWSLAQERALRGVLPPAEAAAVAAQAAAGLSAAHQQGVIHRDIKPANLMLATDRTVKVADFGIARFATADSTLTATGKILGTADYLAPERALGRSAQPASDVYSLGCVLYELLTGRPPFSGGTSLSVVQQHVSATPPPPSRLRPEIPQQLSELVLHLLAKDSANRPTAEQAADQLAGQDRTPRRHVTDGTALMSVPPTPAAPVPLTREAHTTTRHSRPRRGRKLASKAAFYGTGLAVFSAAMALGASLNSGDDDPAPSPSPTPVAATSAPPADAASTSTSPAAAPSTTTPLRERDDEERHERPGKNDKGKGKGRHAGH